The sequence CCTTTCGATCGGAATGAAGCCTTTACAAAACCTTCTTTTTCAATAAACAGCGCACTAAAAACAATATTTTTAATCGACAGCGGATAATTAACAAATCCTTCGGTATCGCCGGGCTGAAAGTTAAATCGTTCCAGCTCTTCTTTGCTGATACTAATAAGGGCTGCTCTGTATTCCGGAAAAACCTGCATTTTTTCATTCAGGCAGAATCCGAGCAATTTCATTCGGTCGGCCGAATAGTTATGAAATACTGCTGATTGTATTTTATCCGTTTCAATATTGTGGTTCAGTAATTCCGAAACCACTTTAAAAGTATTTTTCGAGATATTGTGGCTAAAGCCCCCGGTATCGGTTAAAATACCTGTATAAAGCGCCTCTGCAGCTTTTTGCGAAAGAAACGAGCTAAAACCTGTATCAATCAAAACATCAAATACCAGTTCGCAGGTGGAACTGTAAGAAGTTTCGGAAACCATAAAATCACAAAACTGCTTTGGATATGGGTGATGATCGATCAATACCTTTTCATTGGTAAAGTTGAGTATTTTCTTTTCCAGCTTGCCTGCACGTTTGGCTTCGTTAAAATCCACACAAATCATTGCTTCTGCTTCCTTCAACCATTTTTTGGCTTCCTTTTTCTCCCTGTCGTATATAAGCACAGGAACATCTGCCGAAAACCATTTCAGGAAATCGGGGTAATCGTTTGATGAAATAACTTTTACTTCGTGCCCAAAATCTTTAAGCACTTGTCCTAATCCCAACGCCGAACCAATGGCATCGCCATCCGGATTCTCGTGAGGAATGATAACAAGCTTTGATTTTGCGTTAGTCAGCAAAGCCTTTAAAGATGTAATAATCTCTATGTCAGTATTTTTCAAAATTTGCAAAAATTAGAATTGGCAAAGATAAAAAATCTTACCTCGCCTGAAAACCGATAGTTCTCAAAATTTGTTAATATTGTATAAGACAAGCTTTTATTTGATTTTTATAACTAACTACTTTGAAAATGGCTGGAAACAGAACTTTTACAATGATTAAACCCGGTGCGGTTAGAAAAAACTACGAAGGTGCAATTTTAAAAATGATAAACGATGCCGGTTTTAAAATTCGCGCTATGAAACTTACCCGGATGTCGAAAACTCAAGCTGCTGCATTCTACGAAGTTCATAAAGGCAAACCATTCTTCGATAATTTGGTGCAGTTTATGAGCTCCGGTCCAATTATTGCCGCCATTCTTGAAAAAGAAAATGCCATAGAAGATTTTCGGAAGTTAATAGGTGCAACAAATCCTGAAAATGCAGAAGAAGGCACTGTGCGAAAAATGTTTGCCTGCAGTGTTACCGAAAATGCGGTTCATGGCGCCGACAGCGATGAAAACGCAACCCGCGAAGCCGACTTTTTCTTTTCTACCTTCGAACGGTTTTACGATTTCGAATAAATTAGTTATTCAACACTAAGTACTGCTGTTGTTTCGTGCGATTCACCCGGAGCAAGATAGATCTGATCGTTGATCTTGTTCACTGTTTCGAGGCATACAAAAGTTTCATATCCGTCGTTGGGCATGTCGTTCATTTGTGCACTCGCTTCGGCTCCCGGATTCCACACTGTTGAACATTTACTGCCTTCTTTTGCAATGCGGATACTTCTATTAAAATATGGATCGTGAATAACACAATCGGCTTCCGTGTCGAAATAATGACGCGTTGTAGCTTCCGAAATTCCAAGTAAGTCTTCTTCCTGTACGTAGCGATTTCCATCCAGTTGGTTTTCGTAATGCGTATTTTTCAACCCGGCGATCTTAATATTTTCAATGGCCGAAAGATTAAAATACGTGTGCAGTGCCGATGTATAGGAAATTTCGGAATCAGAAGAATTGGTAACTTTTAACGTAACCGACAAGGTTTCACCAATAACAACAATTATTTCAGCAACAAAATCATAAGGCCAGTAGGCTTTTGTTTCTTCCGACGATTTTAGCTGCAATGAAACGTAACTCTCCCCTCTATCTAAAGTTTCCACCTCGGTAACTTCCCACATCGATGTTCGGGCAAAACCATGCTGAGGCATAGA comes from uncultured Draconibacterium sp. and encodes:
- a CDS encoding bifunctional oligoribonuclease/PAP phosphatase NrnA, with translation MKNTDIEIITSLKALLTNAKSKLVIIPHENPDGDAIGSALGLGQVLKDFGHEVKVISSNDYPDFLKWFSADVPVLIYDREKKEAKKWLKEAEAMICVDFNEAKRAGKLEKKILNFTNEKVLIDHHPYPKQFCDFMVSETSYSSTCELVFDVLIDTGFSSFLSQKAAEALYTGILTDTGGFSHNISKNTFKVVSELLNHNIETDKIQSAVFHNYSADRMKLLGFCLNEKMQVFPEYRAALISISKEELERFNFQPGDTEGFVNYPLSIKNIVFSALFIEKEGFVKASFRSKGNFPANAFSANHFNGGGHLNAAGGESELNFEETLLKFTQLLPEYEHQLLETTI
- a CDS encoding nucleoside-diphosphate kinase codes for the protein MAGNRTFTMIKPGAVRKNYEGAILKMINDAGFKIRAMKLTRMSKTQAAAFYEVHKGKPFFDNLVQFMSSGPIIAAILEKENAIEDFRKLIGATNPENAEEGTVRKMFACSVTENAVHGADSDENATREADFFFSTFERFYDFE
- a CDS encoding D-hexose-6-phosphate mutarotase → MDIDELNDKFGIEGEIGFMELDGDLPFITITNKYAEADICLYGAQITRFRPMRTTDVLWMSPYSVFEKGKAIRGGIPVCFPWFGPHVSDSSMPQHGFARTSMWEVTEVETLDRGESYVSLQLKSSEETKAYWPYDFVAEIIVVIGETLSVTLKVTNSSDSEISYTSALHTYFNLSAIENIKIAGLKNTHYENQLDGNRYVQEEDLLGISEATTRHYFDTEADCVIHDPYFNRSIRIAKEGSKCSTVWNPGAEASAQMNDMPNDGYETFVCLETVNKINDQIYLAPGESHETTAVLSVE